The segment TAGCCAAAATAGCCATACCAATCTGTTTTTTCTTATTCATTATATTTCCTCGCATTACTTCTTCGTTAACTTTGCATTACCAATAGCTTTGATTTTCTTCAAGGACATATTGCCTTCAAGTTTATCACCAGTTAATGTTATATCTTTACCGTTATAGGTAAAGGCAGATTTAGATGTCAACGTTTTCGTCTTATTATCAAAGTGAAGTGCATCAGTTTTAAACTCAGCTCCATCAGTATTTGTGGCTGTAACACCTTGATCAATATCAAGGGAGTTGCGATCACCGGTCAATACAGCATGAGGTGCTGTGATTGTTGTAGTTACATCATCTTGATAGAAAAGACCTTTTAAATTAGTCAGCACAATAGCTTTTGTACGTGGATCATATTCAATCTTTTCAGCTGATAATGCCCATACTAGCTTGCCATCTTTTTCCTCTTGTAAATCGGCTCCTTGGAAGTTAACCAGTTGTCCATTCTGATTTTGAGTGGTACCAACATCACCAGAGTCTTTCATAATATATACGATAAGACCAATCAGAGCCAACACTATGGCGGCCACTATGGCAATTAATTTTTTATTGTTTTTCATGTGCCCTCTCCCGTGCAGCTATCTTCTTATCATAATCAATAATTTGATCCATCTTAGTCATCCAGCGATGTTGGAACCATAGCCACTCATCTGGATGCTCACGAATAAAGTCTTCTGTAACACGTACACATTCCTCAGTTAGACGATACATATCTGCATCTTCATCACCTGTATCTATATAATGTAAGGCTGGTAGAATGTGAACAATATGACCACCTTCTGGTTTTCGAGATGCAAAAATTGGAACTACTGGAGATCCAAATTTTCTTGCAAACGTAGCCGGACCAATAACTGCGGAGGAATCTTGGCCTAAAAATGGAACAGGTAAACCATGTATATAGCCATCTTGGTCAGCTAAAAAACCAAGTAATTTCTTCTTTTTTAATGCTTTAGCAGCAGAAACGATTTCATTGCCACCACTAGCAAACACATCAAGGCCCACCATCTCACGATATTCATTCATGAGACGTGTAAATTGAGCATTAGGTTGTTTCTTAACAATAGTAGTTGATGGATAACCATGAGCCGCCATAGCAGCCCCCATCCATTCCCAGTTGCCAACATGTCCAGTAAGAACAATTACACCTTTATCTTCAGCGATAGCTTTTTCTAAATGTTCTACGCCTCTCATTTCAATATGTTTATTGATAAAATACTTTGTCAGGTTTGGCATATACAAGACTTCCATAACACTACGGCCAAGATTTTTGAACAACTTTTCAATTAATTGTTCTGCCTCTTGATCATTCATGTTCATGCCAATCTTTATGTTTTTTATACCTCTAAGTTTTTGCTTCTTCGCTATGAGACCATATACTGGTCCTAAACTAGCGCCTATGAGCAAAATGAGCTTATATGGCAGTCGGCAAACGAGCCAGCTAATGCCTTTAACTAAATGGTATTGCCATTCGTTATTCATTCTGCCCACCTCCTTTATTGTCCATGAGCATGGGCCTCTCGTGCATAGTCTGCTACAACAGTTTCCCATAGACCTTGATTTTTCAAGATATATTCTACAGCCTCTCTAACGGCACCATGGCCTCCATTAACAGTAGATATAAATTTAGCTAATTCTTTAACCTCTGGTACCGCATTGTTTGGTGCCATTGGTAAACCTACGATTTGGAGTGCCCCTAAATCATTTAGGTCATCCCCCATGTAAGCAATCTCTTCTAAATTGATTTGATACTCTTTACAAAGGGTTCTTAATGCTTCTGTCTTATTGGCATGCCCCATAAGCAATGCATCAAAATGAAGCTCCTTAGCACGTCGCTCAACCATAGGAGATATCCGTGCTGTGATGATGGCAAGCTTAAGTCCTACTTTTCGAGCTGCCGTTAATCCTAGTCCATCTTTTACAGAGAAAGACTTAAGCTCTTCCCCACTTGATGTATAGATTAGAGTACCATCAGATAGCACGCCATCAACATCAAGAACAATCCATTGAATATTCATTATACAATGCCTCTACGCAATAAATCCGTAATATGAACAATGCCTAGACATTTATTATCTGTATCTACAACTGGTAACACCGTAATAGGGCGTGGTTGATTTTTCTCCATTAAATGAAGAGCTTCAGCCGCTAATTTGTCCTTTGTAATCGTACGAGGCATAGAGGTCATCATATCCTCTACAGGCCATTCTAGGAAATTACTGCCAGAATCTAATCCGCGGCGCACATCACCATCGGTAACAAGGCCTAATAAGTGACCTTCTTCATCAATAACATTAGTAGCACCTAAACCTTTTTCGGTCATTACAAAGAGTGCATCTCGCACTGTTGCACCTTTAAATACCGTAGGATTATCTTCACCACCATGCATAATATTTTCTACGGTCAACAATAATTTGCGACCAAGAGAACCACCTGGATGGAATACAGCAAAGTTTTCAGGTGTAAAGTGATGTCGTTCTAATAAGCATA is part of the Veillonella nakazawae genome and harbors:
- a CDS encoding lysophospholipid acyltransferase family protein produces the protein MNNEWQYHLVKGISWLVCRLPYKLILLIGASLGPVYGLIAKKQKLRGIKNIKIGMNMNDQEAEQLIEKLFKNLGRSVMEVLYMPNLTKYFINKHIEMRGVEHLEKAIAEDKGVIVLTGHVGNWEWMGAAMAAHGYPSTTIVKKQPNAQFTRLMNEYREMVGLDVFASGGNEIVSAAKALKKKKLLGFLADQDGYIHGLPVPFLGQDSSAVIGPATFARKFGSPVVPIFASRKPEGGHIVHILPALHYIDTGDEDADMYRLTEECVRVTEDFIREHPDEWLWFQHRWMTKMDQIIDYDKKIAARERAHEKQ
- a CDS encoding KdsC family phosphatase — its product is MNIQWIVLDVDGVLSDGTLIYTSSGEELKSFSVKDGLGLTAARKVGLKLAIITARISPMVERRAKELHFDALLMGHANKTEALRTLCKEYQINLEEIAYMGDDLNDLGALQIVGLPMAPNNAVPEVKELAKFISTVNGGHGAVREAVEYILKNQGLWETVVADYAREAHAHGQ
- the lptC gene encoding LPS export ABC transporter periplasmic protein LptC, with the protein product MKNNKKLIAIVAAIVLALIGLIVYIMKDSGDVGTTQNQNGQLVNFQGADLQEEKDGKLVWALSAEKIEYDPRTKAIVLTNLKGLFYQDDVTTTITAPHAVLTGDRNSLDIDQGVTATNTDGAEFKTDALHFDNKTKTLTSKSAFTYNGKDITLTGDKLEGNMSLKKIKAIGNAKLTKK